A window of Acidimicrobiia bacterium contains these coding sequences:
- a CDS encoding formimidoylglutamate deiminase — MTTYWCEYAWLGGDSVDAGVLIEVDGDLITNVTMERAFADATILRGVTLPGFANAHSHAFHRALRGVAQTSRRGTFWSWRDEMYALAERLDPDSYRALARATFAEMARAGITVVGEFHYLHHDRDGVRYTDPNAMGAALVAAAADAGIRITLLDTCYLQGGIAGGRVVELAGVQRRFADEDADGWAARVDALRSLAGPRVAIGAAIHSVRAVDPVAQERVVAWATAHGAPLHAHVSEQPAENTACRAAYGRTPTAVLADAGALDARFTAVHATHLTDDDIAGLGAARATCCFCPTTERDLADGVGPASRLRAAGASLAIGTDSQAVIDPFEEARAVEIDERLVSGTRGTHDAAALLAAATAAGYESLGWADGGCLAAGAPADFTTVALDSVRLAGSHPGRLLDAVVFAATAADVQHVVVAGGVVVRDGQHVKLDVERELATAIAAVRA, encoded by the coding sequence GTGACGACGTACTGGTGCGAGTACGCGTGGCTGGGCGGCGACTCGGTCGACGCGGGGGTCCTCATCGAGGTCGACGGCGACCTGATCACGAACGTGACGATGGAGCGGGCGTTTGCCGACGCGACGATCCTGCGCGGCGTCACGCTCCCGGGCTTCGCGAACGCGCACTCGCACGCATTCCATCGCGCGCTGCGCGGCGTCGCGCAAACGAGCCGCCGCGGCACCTTTTGGAGCTGGCGCGACGAGATGTACGCGCTCGCGGAGCGCCTTGATCCCGACTCGTACCGCGCGCTCGCGCGCGCGACCTTCGCCGAGATGGCGCGTGCGGGCATCACGGTTGTCGGCGAGTTCCACTATCTCCACCACGACCGTGACGGCGTGCGCTATACGGATCCCAACGCGATGGGCGCCGCGCTCGTCGCGGCCGCGGCCGATGCCGGCATCCGGATCACGCTGCTCGACACGTGCTACCTGCAGGGCGGGATCGCGGGAGGGCGCGTCGTCGAGCTCGCCGGCGTGCAGCGGCGGTTCGCCGACGAAGACGCCGACGGGTGGGCGGCGCGAGTCGACGCGTTGCGCTCGCTCGCGGGTCCTCGAGTCGCCATCGGTGCCGCGATTCACAGCGTGCGTGCCGTCGATCCGGTCGCGCAGGAGCGCGTGGTCGCATGGGCGACCGCACACGGCGCGCCGCTTCACGCGCACGTGTCCGAGCAGCCGGCCGAGAACACGGCGTGTCGGGCTGCCTACGGGCGCACACCGACGGCCGTGCTGGCCGACGCCGGCGCGCTCGACGCGCGGTTCACCGCCGTGCACGCGACGCACCTCACGGACGACGACATCGCGGGGCTGGGTGCCGCGCGCGCGACGTGCTGCTTCTGTCCGACAACCGAACGCGACCTCGCCGACGGTGTCGGTCCTGCGAGCCGGCTCCGCGCGGCGGGCGCGTCGTTGGCGATCGGCACCGACTCGCAGGCGGTCATCGACCCGTTCGAGGAGGCGCGCGCCGTCGAGATCGACGAGCGGTTGGTGTCGGGCACGCGCGGCACGCACGACGCAGCCGCGTTGCTCGCCGCGGCGACCGCTGCGGGCTACGAGAGCCTCGGCTGGGCGGACGGCGGATGCCTGGCCGCGGGTGCGCCGGCCGACTTCACGACCGTCGCGCTCGACAGCGTCCGCCTCGCCGGCTCGCACCCTGGCCGGCTGCTCGACGCGGTCGTGTTCGCTGCGACCGCGGCCGACGTGCAGCACGTGGTCGTCGCCGGCGGCGTCGTCGTCCGCGACGGACAGCACGTGAAGCTCGATGTCGAACGCGAGCTGGCGACCGCGATCGCCGCGGTCCGCGCATGA
- the def gene encoding peptide deformylase, whose translation MTARPIATIGHPVLRERAREITVEELRAPEMQRLVDDLIDTMRAAGGAGIAANQVHETVRVAVIEVEHNPRYPYKPRIPLTVVVNPVIEALDDETVEINEGCLSVPDLRGTVERRVNIRVRYLDRDGNPHDEIKRGLTAGTFQHELDHLDGVLFVDRVRDPRTLTTWEQFERFHRDAFVARITEFVARVGS comes from the coding sequence GTGACCGCGCGACCGATCGCGACGATCGGCCATCCGGTGTTGCGCGAACGCGCGCGCGAGATCACGGTCGAGGAGCTGCGCGCCCCGGAGATGCAGCGACTCGTCGACGACCTGATCGACACGATGCGTGCCGCGGGCGGTGCCGGCATCGCCGCGAACCAGGTGCACGAGACGGTGCGCGTCGCGGTGATCGAGGTCGAGCACAACCCCCGCTATCCGTACAAGCCGCGGATCCCGCTGACCGTCGTCGTCAACCCGGTGATCGAGGCGCTCGACGACGAGACGGTCGAGATCAACGAGGGTTGCCTGTCGGTGCCCGACCTGCGCGGCACCGTGGAGCGCAGGGTGAACATCCGCGTGCGCTATCTCGACCGCGATGGCAACCCGCACGACGAGATCAAGCGCGGGCTCACCGCGGGCACGTTCCAGCACGAGCTCGACCATCTCGACGGTGTGCTCTTCGTCGACCGCGTGCGCGACCCCCGCACGCTCACGACGTGGGAGCAGTTCGAGCGTTTCCACCGCGACGCGTTCGTCGCCCGTATCACCGAGTTCGTGGCACGCGTCGGGTCGTGA
- the hutU gene encoding urocanate hydratase, with product MRTIRAPRGGEISCKGWPQEAALRMLHNNLDPEVAERPEDLVVYGGTGRAARSWEAFDAIVRTLRTLEGDETLLVQSGKPVGVFRTHEWAPRVLIANSNLVPDWATWDEFRRLEHLGLTMYGQMTAGSWIYIGTQGILQGTYECFAEIARRRFGGTLAGTITLTSGLGGMGGAQPLAVTMNGGVALCIDVDGDRIARRIATRYLDEEASDLDDAVARCERARSERRALSVGVRANAADALPRLLEQGFGADIVTDQTSAHDPLSYVPNDLSDEAIARLRDDDPSEYTRRARDAMAVHCAAMVGFLDAGAEVFDYGNNLRTEARAGGFERAFAYPGFLPAYIRPLFCEGKGPFRWVALSGDPADIAATDAAVLEEFPDDDGLARWIALARERVAFQGLPARICWLGYGERARLGARFNALVRRGAVQAPIVIGRDHLDSGSVASPYRETEAMADGSDAIADWPLLNALVNTASGATWVSIHHGGGVGIGRSIHAGMVCVADGTDLAGEKLERVLTADPGTGVIRHADAGYERASEVAAERGVRIPMTEGDGS from the coding sequence ATGAGGACGATTCGAGCGCCGCGCGGCGGCGAGATCTCGTGCAAGGGGTGGCCGCAGGAAGCCGCGCTGCGGATGCTCCACAACAACCTCGATCCTGAGGTCGCGGAGCGGCCCGAGGACCTCGTCGTGTACGGCGGCACGGGACGCGCGGCGCGTTCTTGGGAGGCCTTCGACGCGATCGTGCGGACGCTCCGAACGCTCGAGGGCGACGAGACGCTGCTCGTGCAGTCGGGCAAGCCGGTCGGCGTGTTCCGCACGCACGAGTGGGCTCCGCGCGTGCTGATCGCGAACTCGAACCTCGTGCCCGACTGGGCGACCTGGGACGAGTTCCGCCGGCTCGAGCACCTCGGCCTCACGATGTACGGCCAGATGACCGCGGGCTCGTGGATCTACATCGGGACGCAGGGCATCCTCCAGGGCACGTACGAGTGCTTCGCGGAGATCGCGCGCCGCCGCTTCGGCGGCACGCTCGCGGGCACGATCACGCTCACCTCGGGGCTCGGTGGCATGGGTGGCGCGCAGCCGCTCGCAGTGACGATGAACGGCGGGGTCGCGCTGTGCATCGACGTCGACGGCGACCGCATCGCGCGCCGCATCGCGACGCGCTACCTCGACGAAGAGGCGTCGGATCTCGACGATGCGGTCGCGCGCTGTGAACGCGCGCGATCAGAGCGGCGGGCGTTGAGCGTCGGCGTGCGCGCGAACGCGGCCGACGCACTGCCGCGGCTGCTCGAACAGGGTTTCGGCGCCGACATCGTGACCGACCAGACCAGCGCGCACGACCCGCTCAGCTACGTGCCCAACGACTTGAGCGACGAAGCGATCGCGCGCCTCCGTGACGACGATCCCTCCGAGTACACGCGCCGCGCTCGGGACGCGATGGCCGTGCACTGCGCGGCGATGGTCGGCTTCCTCGACGCCGGCGCCGAGGTGTTCGACTACGGCAACAACCTGCGCACCGAGGCGCGCGCCGGCGGCTTCGAGCGTGCGTTCGCGTACCCCGGCTTCCTGCCCGCGTACATCCGCCCGCTGTTCTGCGAGGGCAAGGGCCCGTTCCGGTGGGTCGCGCTGTCGGGCGATCCCGCCGACATCGCCGCGACCGACGCCGCGGTGCTCGAAGAGTTCCCCGACGACGACGGTCTCGCGCGCTGGATCGCGCTCGCTCGCGAGCGCGTCGCGTTTCAAGGCCTGCCGGCGCGTATCTGCTGGCTCGGCTACGGCGAGCGGGCGCGACTCGGCGCGCGCTTCAACGCCCTGGTGCGGCGGGGCGCCGTGCAGGCGCCGATCGTGATCGGACGTGACCATCTCGACTCGGGCTCGGTCGCGTCTCCGTACCGCGAGACGGAGGCGATGGCCGACGGTTCCGACGCCATCGCCGACTGGCCCTTGCTGAACGCGCTCGTGAACACCGCGTCCGGCGCGACATGGGTGAGCATCCATCACGGTGGCGGCGTCGGCATCGGCCGCTCGATCCACGCGGGCATGGTGTGCGTCGCCGACGGCACCGACCTCGCGGGGGAGAAGCTCGAGCGCGTGCTCACGGCCGACCCCGGCACCGGCGTCATCCGTCACGCCGACGCGGGCTACGAGCGCGCGTCCGAGGTCGCGGCCGAGCGCGGCGTGCGCATCCCGATGACGGAAGGCGACGGCTCGTGA
- the hutH gene encoding histidine ammonia-lyase, whose translation MIDLTGTGLTADAVVAVARHDEPVRLASSARGEMETSAALVDAHARSDEPVYGVSTGFGSLANTVIPPERREELQRALIRSHAAGMGPPVEREVVRAMMLLRARTLAMAYSGARPLLVDTLLELLNRGLTPIVPEHGSLGASGDLAPLAHVALVLIGEGEVVDRDGHIVEAARAGFEPVTLLAKEGLALVNGTDGILGMLLLALHDLDDLLRVADIACAMTVEALLGTDRAFADDLQQLRPQPGQRASAANLRALLGGSAIVMSHRVGDLRVQDAYSLRCAPQVHGAARDTVDHARRVAGAELVSAIDNPMVLPDGRIESCGNFHGAPLGFACDFLAIAAAEVGAIAERRVDRLLDATRSQGLPPFLAPDAGVNSGMMIGQYTMAAMVAENRRLAAPASVDSLPTSAMQEDHVSMAWGAARKLRRVLANVARILAVELTCAARGLDLRAPLAPAAGTGAALAALRARVDGPGSDRRLAPELAAVEAMVVDGTVLRAVEGVVGTLS comes from the coding sequence GTGATCGACCTCACCGGCACCGGGCTCACGGCGGACGCCGTCGTCGCGGTCGCGCGGCACGACGAACCGGTGCGGCTCGCGTCGTCGGCGCGCGGCGAGATGGAGACGAGCGCGGCCCTCGTCGACGCGCACGCGCGTTCCGACGAGCCCGTGTACGGCGTGTCGACCGGCTTCGGCTCGCTCGCGAACACGGTGATCCCGCCCGAGCGGCGCGAGGAGCTCCAGCGCGCGCTCATCCGCTCGCACGCGGCCGGGATGGGACCGCCGGTCGAACGCGAAGTGGTGCGGGCGATGATGCTGCTGCGCGCGCGCACGCTCGCGATGGCGTACTCCGGCGCCCGTCCGCTGCTCGTCGACACACTGCTGGAACTGTTGAACCGCGGGCTCACGCCGATCGTGCCCGAGCACGGATCGCTCGGCGCCAGCGGCGACCTCGCGCCGCTCGCGCACGTCGCGCTCGTGCTCATCGGGGAGGGCGAGGTCGTCGACCGCGACGGCCACATCGTCGAGGCCGCGCGCGCGGGGTTCGAACCGGTGACGTTGCTCGCCAAGGAAGGGCTCGCGCTCGTCAACGGCACCGACGGCATCCTCGGCATGCTCCTGCTCGCGCTGCACGATCTCGACGACCTGTTGCGCGTCGCCGACATCGCGTGCGCGATGACGGTCGAGGCGCTGCTCGGCACCGATCGCGCGTTCGCCGATGATCTCCAGCAGCTGCGGCCGCAGCCGGGTCAGCGCGCGAGCGCGGCCAACCTGCGCGCGCTGCTCGGCGGGTCCGCGATCGTCATGAGTCACCGCGTCGGCGACCTGCGGGTGCAGGACGCGTACTCGTTGCGGTGCGCGCCGCAGGTGCACGGCGCGGCGCGCGACACCGTCGACCACGCTCGGCGCGTCGCCGGCGCGGAGCTCGTCTCGGCGATCGACAACCCGATGGTGCTGCCCGACGGTCGCATCGAGTCGTGTGGCAACTTCCACGGCGCGCCGCTCGGGTTCGCATGCGACTTCCTCGCGATCGCGGCGGCCGAGGTCGGCGCGATCGCGGAACGCCGGGTCGACCGGCTCCTCGACGCGACGCGCTCGCAGGGGCTCCCACCGTTCCTCGCGCCCGACGCGGGCGTGAACTCCGGGATGATGATCGGCCAGTACACGATGGCGGCGATGGTCGCCGAGAACCGGCGGCTCGCGGCGCCCGCGAGCGTCGACTCGCTGCCGACGAGCGCGATGCAGGAAGACCACGTCTCGATGGCGTGGGGCGCGGCACGCAAGCTGCGACGCGTCCTCGCGAACGTCGCGCGCATCCTCGCCGTCGAGCTCACGTGCGCGGCGCGCGGGTTGGACCTGCGCGCGCCACTCGCACCCGCGGCGGGCACGGGGGCCGCGCTCGCGGCTCTGCGGGCACGCGTCGACGGACCCGGCTCCGACCGCCGGCTTGCGCCCGAGCTTGCGGCGGTCGAGGCGATGGTCGTCGACGGCACCGTGCTGCGCGCCGTCGAGGGCGTGGTAGGGACGCTGTCATGA
- a CDS encoding DUF1003 domain-containing protein, with amino-acid sequence MAIKLDPNVTHNPVIVEHRERRYANIQLRVADAITSFAGSMNFVYIHAIVFAVWMIFVEKNPWPKLTLVVSLEAIFLSTFVMIGQNRAAEFQQAKADRDFTEQEQELKTNTDLTREIHELTKAVHAKVLGQS; translated from the coding sequence GTGGCCATCAAGCTCGACCCGAACGTCACGCACAACCCGGTGATCGTCGAGCACAGGGAACGGCGTTACGCCAACATCCAGCTGCGCGTCGCCGACGCGATCACTTCCTTCGCGGGATCGATGAACTTCGTCTACATCCACGCGATCGTGTTCGCGGTCTGGATGATCTTCGTCGAGAAGAACCCGTGGCCGAAGCTCACCCTCGTCGTCTCGCTCGAGGCGATCTTCCTCTCGACCTTCGTCATGATCGGGCAGAACCGTGCTGCGGAGTTCCAGCAGGCGAAGGCCGACCGTGACTTCACCGAGCAGGAGCAGGAGCTCAAGACGAACACCGACCTCACCCGCGAGATCCACGAGCTGACGAAGGCCGTGCACGCGAAGGTGCTCGGCCAGTCGTGA
- a CDS encoding pyridoxal-phosphate dependent enzyme has translation MRTVRVPDASAITRALEVVRQHLAVTPVVPAPALGADVWLKLETLQPTGSFKVRGALVAVGAAVEREPDRPIVTASAGNHGLGVAFAASRLGAQATIVVPEKASPAKLAALERFPITLVRHGDSYDDAERHALALADAGALFVSPYNDPDVIAGQGTIALELRAQIPALATIVTPIGGGGLASGLGLATHGTSTRVIAAEASQSPAFRSALDAGHPVTVAVGATLADGLAGNLEPGSVTFDLVRRDITDVVTVSEDEIADAMRLLVREHGVVVEGSAAVAAAAVATGRVPLADGPVAIVLTGRNVATATLARVLG, from the coding sequence GTGCGGACCGTCCGAGTACCCGACGCGAGCGCGATCACACGCGCGCTCGAGGTGGTGCGCCAGCACCTGGCGGTCACTCCCGTGGTTCCCGCGCCGGCGCTCGGCGCCGACGTGTGGCTCAAGCTCGAGACGCTCCAGCCGACCGGCTCGTTCAAGGTGCGCGGCGCGCTCGTGGCCGTCGGTGCCGCGGTCGAGCGGGAGCCCGACCGACCGATCGTCACCGCGTCGGCCGGCAACCACGGGCTCGGTGTCGCGTTCGCGGCCTCACGGCTCGGCGCGCAGGCGACGATCGTCGTGCCCGAGAAGGCCTCGCCCGCCAAGCTCGCGGCGCTCGAACGCTTCCCGATCACCCTCGTGCGGCACGGCGACTCCTACGACGACGCGGAACGCCACGCGCTCGCGCTCGCCGACGCGGGTGCGTTGTTCGTGTCGCCCTACAACGATCCCGATGTGATCGCGGGTCAGGGCACGATCGCGCTCGAGCTGCGTGCGCAGATCCCCGCGCTCGCGACGATCGTGACGCCGATCGGTGGCGGCGGGCTCGCGTCGGGGCTCGGTCTCGCGACGCACGGCACGTCGACGCGTGTGATCGCGGCCGAGGCGTCGCAGTCGCCCGCGTTCCGCAGCGCGCTCGACGCGGGGCACCCGGTGACGGTTGCCGTCGGCGCGACGCTCGCCGATGGACTCGCCGGCAACCTCGAACCGGGCTCGGTCACGTTCGACCTCGTGCGCCGCGACATCACCGACGTCGTGACCGTGTCGGAAGACGAGATCGCCGACGCGATGCGGTTGCTCGTGCGCGAGCACGGCGTCGTCGTCGAAGGGTCGGCCGCGGTCGCCGCCGCTGCGGTGGCGACGGGCCGTGTCCCCCTTGCCGACGGACCGGTCGCGATCGTGCTGACCGGTCGCAACGTCGCGACCGCGACGCTCGCGCGCGTGCTGGGCTGA
- a CDS encoding ornithine cyclodeaminase family protein — MLVLTRADVESVLDLDALRDAVAAALRELSVGSPSMPPRIAAETPSGGLLAAMPGSFPELGALGAKLVAVFPENVDAPTHQAVVVLCDPRTGTPIALVDGTAITAARTAAASAVAAQHLARADATVLTILGTGVQARAHADAIPRVCPNLRELRIAGRSAPRATALARELDRLDRLDGLDLAITTTTDLATAITGADIVCATTHSPDPVVRREWLRPGVHVSSVGFNTAGREVDADTVRHAIVVVESRAAVLAPVPAGANELLWAIRDGVITADHIHAEVGELVAGTRPGRTSADQITLYKSVGVAAEDLAAAQLVVDAARAGGIGSEIAF, encoded by the coding sequence ATGCTCGTCCTGACCCGCGCCGACGTCGAGTCGGTCCTCGATCTCGACGCGCTGCGCGACGCGGTGGCGGCGGCGTTGCGGGAGCTCAGCGTCGGCTCGCCGTCGATGCCGCCGAGGATCGCGGCCGAGACCCCGTCCGGCGGGCTGCTGGCGGCGATGCCGGGTTCGTTCCCCGAGCTGGGCGCACTCGGCGCCAAGCTCGTGGCGGTCTTCCCGGAGAACGTCGATGCGCCGACACATCAAGCCGTCGTCGTGCTCTGCGACCCGCGCACCGGCACACCGATCGCGCTGGTCGACGGCACCGCGATCACCGCGGCGCGCACCGCCGCCGCTTCGGCCGTGGCCGCGCAGCACCTCGCGCGTGCCGACGCGACCGTCCTGACGATCCTCGGGACCGGAGTGCAGGCGCGCGCCCACGCCGATGCGATCCCGCGCGTCTGCCCGAACCTGCGCGAGCTGCGAATCGCCGGCCGCTCCGCACCCCGTGCGACCGCGCTCGCGCGTGAGCTCGACCGGCTCGACCGGCTCGACGGGCTCGATCTCGCGATCACCACGACCACTGATCTCGCGACGGCGATCACGGGCGCCGACATCGTGTGCGCGACCACGCACTCGCCCGACCCCGTCGTGCGGCGCGAATGGTTGCGTCCCGGCGTGCACGTGAGCTCGGTCGGCTTCAACACCGCGGGACGCGAGGTCGACGCCGACACCGTGCGCCACGCGATCGTCGTCGTCGAATCACGCGCGGCCGTGCTCGCGCCGGTGCCCGCGGGCGCGAACGAGCTGCTCTGGGCGATCCGCGACGGTGTGATCACCGCCGATCACATCCACGCCGAGGTCGGTGAGCTCGTCGCGGGCACGCGTCCCGGCCGCACGAGCGCCGACCAGATCACGCTGTACAAGTCCGTCGGAGTCGCGGCGGAGGACCTCGCCGCCGCGCAGCTCGTCGTAGATGCCGCGCGAGCGGGCGGCATCGGATCGGAGATCGCGTTCTGA
- a CDS encoding alpha/beta fold hydrolase: MPKVELPDVTIDYEIEGDGDPIVLVCGCTQPALAFRIGIGPALVAAGYRVITYDNRGVPPSSAPPAPYSVGQMVDDLVGLLDHLELERVRVAGHSMGGWIAETLAARHPERVRAAALMGSCNVATEWEKAITTVERDLARLDVELPRLFFACETLRYLPNFDLQDDAIVGAWLSMIGDQPPLANPGRLGHYEACLAWSLDLERTRVWPDISVPCLVLAFEHDVDSPPAHARAATAQIPGARYAEIPSSSHLGIFTHVDAVASELVAFFARV; the protein is encoded by the coding sequence ATGCCGAAGGTCGAGCTTCCCGACGTCACGATCGACTACGAGATCGAAGGCGACGGTGATCCGATCGTGCTCGTGTGCGGCTGCACGCAGCCCGCGCTCGCGTTCCGCATCGGTATCGGTCCCGCGCTCGTCGCCGCCGGCTACCGCGTCATCACGTACGACAACCGCGGTGTGCCGCCGTCGTCGGCACCGCCGGCGCCGTATTCGGTCGGGCAGATGGTCGACGACCTCGTCGGGCTCCTCGATCACCTGGAGCTCGAGCGCGTGCGCGTCGCCGGACATTCGATGGGTGGCTGGATCGCGGAGACGCTCGCCGCCCGTCATCCCGAGCGGGTCCGCGCCGCCGCGCTCATGGGCAGCTGCAATGTCGCGACCGAGTGGGAGAAGGCGATCACGACCGTCGAGCGCGATCTTGCGCGCCTCGACGTCGAGCTGCCGCGCCTCTTCTTCGCGTGCGAGACGCTGCGCTACCTGCCGAACTTCGACCTCCAGGACGACGCGATCGTCGGCGCGTGGCTGTCGATGATCGGTGATCAGCCGCCGCTCGCGAACCCCGGCCGGCTCGGTCACTACGAGGCGTGCCTCGCGTGGTCACTCGACCTCGAGCGCACGCGCGTCTGGCCCGACATCAGCGTGCCCTGCCTTGTGCTCGCGTTCGAGCACGACGTCGACTCACCGCCCGCGCACGCGCGCGCCGCCACCGCGCAGATCCCCGGCGCGCGCTACGCGGAGATCCCGAGCTCGAGCCACCTCGGCATCTTCACGCATGTCGACGCGGTCGCGAGCGAGCTCGTCGCCTTCTTCGCTCGCGTCTGA
- a CDS encoding amidohydrolase family protein: MSADVLDIWVNLVTPKSAAQFLGQEENAHIPGYLGGDGSEGVGVEALLRVMDEQGVATGVLTTGLVKGGPEAMFEVADAHPGRFLVCAVVSDRLRPTRDVKRIRGLAEHPRFAMVRVTPLATQVPINDARHYPIYQVCEELGIPVGINVGVPGPRVRSSVQHPQLLEDVLIDFPDLVVIGAHMGHPYEELLMNYMRKWPNLYLSCTAYAPKYFDPGLVKFMSTKAFRGRMIWGSDEPWFPMRRSLAEARELPLDEEALALFLGGAARRLLDRTAK, translated from the coding sequence ATGAGCGCCGACGTTCTGGACATCTGGGTCAACCTCGTGACGCCGAAGTCGGCGGCGCAGTTCCTCGGGCAAGAGGAGAACGCGCACATCCCCGGCTACCTCGGCGGCGACGGCAGCGAGGGGGTCGGCGTCGAGGCGTTGCTCCGGGTGATGGACGAGCAGGGCGTGGCCACCGGCGTGCTCACGACCGGCCTCGTCAAGGGCGGGCCGGAGGCGATGTTCGAGGTCGCCGACGCGCACCCCGGCCGCTTCCTCGTGTGCGCGGTGGTGAGCGACCGCCTGCGTCCGACGCGCGACGTGAAGCGCATTCGCGGGCTCGCCGAGCACCCGCGTTTCGCGATGGTGCGCGTCACACCGCTCGCGACGCAGGTGCCGATCAACGACGCGCGCCACTACCCGATCTACCAGGTGTGCGAGGAGCTCGGGATCCCGGTCGGCATCAACGTCGGCGTGCCCGGACCGCGGGTGCGTTCGAGCGTGCAGCACCCGCAGCTGCTCGAAGACGTGCTGATCGACTTTCCGGATCTCGTCGTCATCGGCGCGCACATGGGCCACCCCTACGAAGAGCTGCTCATGAACTACATGCGCAAGTGGCCGAACCTGTACCTCTCGTGCACCGCGTACGCGCCGAAGTACTTCGACCCCGGCCTCGTGAAGTTCATGAGCACCAAGGCGTTCCGCGGCCGGATGATCTGGGGGAGCGACGAGCCGTGGTTCCCCATGCGGCGCTCCCTCGCGGAGGCGCGGGAGCTGCCGCTCGACGAGGAGGCGTTGGCGCTCTTCCTCGGAGGTGCCGCCCGCCGGCTGCTGGATCGCACCGCGAAGTAG
- a CDS encoding amidohydrolase family protein has protein sequence MSAATKTTSTQDRDATGGPLPDRYVVVSADCHAGGSMDQYREYLDAKYTESYDAWRGKYSNPFRDLQGSSRSRNWDTDRRNRDLEADGTVAEIIFPNTVPPFFPTGALVARPPTKDDLELRWAGLRSHNRWLADWCSQQPQRRAGIAQVFVNDIDAAIAEVRWAHEHGLRGGVLIPGVPDDTELLPYFRPEYDPFWRVCEELGMPVNYHSGSGHPDYGDAPASGAMWLIETGWFAHRAFWQVMMAGVFERFPNLTFVMTESGCSWLVEMLRMLDGFHAQMAFGRIGELKFDKDNRLPRPPSEYFKQNCYVGVSFPGAIEAKGMRKLGIDNMMWGSDYPHHEGSTPFSRELLRLGFHDWSADDLQTVLGRNAAKVYGFDLDVLAPIAKNVGPTVEELRVPLDGTPDGATSPGFYR, from the coding sequence GTGAGCGCAGCAACGAAGACAACGAGCACGCAGGACCGCGACGCGACCGGCGGTCCACTGCCCGACCGCTACGTCGTCGTCTCCGCCGACTGCCACGCCGGCGGCTCGATGGACCAGTACCGCGAGTACCTCGACGCGAAGTACACCGAGTCGTACGACGCGTGGCGCGGGAAGTACTCGAACCCGTTCCGCGACCTGCAGGGCAGCAGCCGCAGTCGCAACTGGGACACCGATCGCAGAAACCGCGATCTCGAAGCCGACGGCACGGTCGCCGAGATCATCTTCCCGAACACGGTGCCGCCGTTCTTCCCCACCGGTGCGCTCGTCGCCCGCCCGCCGACGAAGGACGACCTCGAGCTGCGCTGGGCCGGTCTGCGGTCACACAACCGCTGGCTCGCCGACTGGTGCTCGCAGCAGCCGCAGCGCCGCGCCGGCATCGCGCAGGTCTTCGTGAACGACATCGACGCCGCGATCGCGGAGGTGCGCTGGGCCCACGAGCACGGGCTGCGCGGCGGGGTGCTGATCCCCGGCGTTCCCGACGACACCGAGCTGCTCCCCTACTTCCGGCCCGAGTACGACCCGTTCTGGCGGGTCTGCGAGGAGCTCGGGATGCCCGTGAACTACCACTCGGGCAGCGGTCACCCCGACTACGGCGACGCGCCCGCGTCGGGTGCGATGTGGCTCATCGAGACCGGCTGGTTCGCGCACCGCGCGTTCTGGCAGGTGATGATGGCCGGCGTCTTCGAGCGCTTCCCGAACCTCACGTTCGTGATGACCGAGTCGGGCTGCTCGTGGCTGGTCGAGATGCTGCGCATGCTCGACGGATTCCACGCGCAGATGGCGTTCGGCCGCATCGGCGAGCTGAAGTTCGACAAGGACAACCGGCTGCCGCGCCCGCCGAGCGAGTACTTCAAGCAGAACTGCTACGTCGGCGTGAGCTTCCCCGGAGCCATCGAGGCGAAGGGCATGAGGAAGCTCGGCATCGACAACATGATGTGGGGCAGCGACTACCCGCACCACGAAGGCTCGACGCCGTTCTCGCGCGAGCTGCTGCGGCTCGGCTTCCACGACTGGTCGGCCGACGACTTGCAGACGGTGCTCGGGCGCAACGCGGCGAAGGTCTACGGCTTCGACCTCGACGTCCTCGCACCGATCGCGAAGAACGTCGGACCGACGGTCGAGGAGCTGCGGGTCCCGCTCGACGGCACGCCCGACGGCGCGACCAGCCCCGGCTTCTACCGGTAG